Below is a genomic region from Lampris incognitus isolate fLamInc1 chromosome 2, fLamInc1.hap2, whole genome shotgun sequence.
TTTCATGGTTAACTTTGTGTTTATTTCTTTGTCTTTCAGAGTAAAGGCTATGCTATAGGAAACGCCCCAGAGCTGGCTAAAGCACATAATAGCCATGCGAGGTAGGTTACACTGAGTGGCTCATATCCCAATGTTTGATGGGGTCTCTGGTTCGAAGAGGACAAAAACCCTCAAACATGTAATTGTTCTGCCTTGCAATGGAAGACCTCAGGGCTTTGTATAGTCATCACTTTCTCATGCACTTTCTCATCCTTGTTTCTATGGAGACCGGAGCCCAGGCATCTGCCGGAGAAACAGAATGGGATTAGTGCAGTGCGGACCATGGAAGCGTTCCACTTTGTTAGCTATGTGCCCATTAAAGACCGTCTCTTTGAGCTTGATGGACTGAAGGCTTACCCCATTGACCATGGTAAGACTCCATACAGAAGGAGAGCCCAATAGCACGGTTCTCACTTTGTCAAAATTGACTTGTGACAGTACCGGGGCTACAATGCAAAGCATGTCTTTCAGGGATCTGCAGAAGTCAAGCGTATCTGTTAGTTAAGTTGAAAATTATCTCTGTTAGGGCCTTGGGGAGAGGACGAGGAGTGGACTGACAAGGCTCGGCGAGTTATCATGGAGAGGATTGGACTGGCTACTGCTGGGTGAGCTCCTCAAGTGGTGTTGGTTCAGTGTTTACACACACTCTGCAATGCGAATTCACACACTCGGCAATGTAATTCACACATGGAtcaccatctttttttcttttttttttttttcaagtgaaCCATACCATGATATCCGCTTCAACCTAATGGCAGTGGTGCCTGACCGCAGGATGAAGTATGAGTCCAAACTGGAAATCCTAAAGAGGAATCGACAGActgtgctggagggactacaacaGGTCAGGAACCGTCACCAATATCACAACTGGCTGATCCTATTTCCAGAGCTCCTTTGTGGCAGAACAATAAGTCAGGCTACTAGTGGATGTGGTAAAGCAATGCTTCAAATTAGGCATTCTTGACTCACTAACTTAACACAAAGAAAGAGTTTAGTTAAATGATAAAATTGGGTATTAGTGGTCACATCAGGAATGCTGGTCATGTTCATTTGACAGCCTTGTTAAAGAAAATGACTATCCTTACATAAGGATGCAGAGAAATTGTTTAAATGTGCCAAGTTAACAAACATCATGGGCCCTATCTTACACCCGGCACAAAGCACAGTGCAAGTGTCATTGCTAGTTTCCGACTGACACGGTTGTCATTTTCCCGCTCAGCGCCCAACgttgtttaaatagcaaatgtacttgcACCCATGTGTACGCCCGTGGGCATGTCGGTGTGAAAATGTGTGGTCAGGTGCATTGCTGGCGATCGTTATCTTGAGGCAGCGGAAGGCAACTGCACCACTGACCAGCAAAAATCTGCGCTAAAGTCAACGGCGCAGTATTTTCCTGCTATTTAAAGGGAACATTCAGATAGTAAGATATGTCTACAGGGGCAGGTGCACAACTCATGTACACACTCTACTTGTTACACACATAGGGATGCGCAGCAGCCCACAAACATGCAAAAGATTACAActaaaaacattacaatgtcAAAGATTATTATTATGTACATCACAGTGTTTAAAAACTAAATGTCAAAATTTTATAATATTATCAGAATTAGCCAATTGCAGTAATGGGGTATGAAATTGTCCTATTATTTGACCAGTCGTGGCAATACACATAGGTATTTAAACAGACCCACCAGGTCGAAGGTGTCTGTCAAGACCCATCAAATGAGCCTATTGAAAATGGATCAGAGACGGATCAACTTCCCTCAGTGTCAACCAAAGACCAAGCAAGTTGAACAGGGACCTTTGGTGGATTCTCGCGGATCATATAGCTCTGCTTGCGCGCTTTTCACTTCGTGCACAAGCAGATCCGTTTCCTCAGCAGAAAAccgtttacttaaaaaaaaaagaaagaaaagaaaagattatCACGTAGCCAAAGGATTCAGTTGTTTGAGGTTTCTAAACCTCAAGTGCTGTTGACTCTGCATGTGACAATTCGTGTGCTTTGGCACAGCAGAACAAATAGAGTGGAAATAAGAAAAGACAGCAGCTCATCAAATTTCGAGCCATGTGTCACGCGGGCACGGCCAAAAAAGTTTGTGTTGAGGGAATTGTTTGGAGAGTGTCTCTTTAGGAATTGTGTAGAAAGCAGTTGTTGAAAATAATAATCCTTCGATGAACAACTAACTTTTGAAAATGTGTCAGTAGTCTTTTACAAATTTGCATGTAGAAATTGCAGTATggccagcacggtggcgcagtggttagcgcagtcgcctcacagcaagaaggtcctgggttcgagccctggggtagtccgaccttggtgggtcgtcctctgtgtggagtttgcatgttctccccgtgtctgcatgggtttcctccggggactccggtttcctcccacagtccaaagacatgtaggtcaggtgaatcggctgtactaaattgtccctaggtatgaatgtgtgtgtgtgtgggtgggccctgtgatggcttggcagcctgtccagggtgtttccccgcctaccgcccaatgactgctggaatagactgcagcatcctcgcaaccctgagagcaggataagcggatcagatgatggatggatagaaattgCAGTATGACCAATCCTGTCTCAGATTTGTTACAGCGTGTCTTATTTATGATTTTATCTGATAAATGTCTCAGTGGAACGTTTTCAATTATACCTTGTCCTAAACAAAACGGAATTACTGCTACACAGCAATAAAAGGCAGTTCCTCAACCATATAAGGACACAAAAGTCACAAAGTTAATGGCCTGAGATTTCTTCCCCTCTCGTCATACTGATGGAAATAACAGAGGAGCCACAGTGTGTAAGAAACCAGCACAGAAGTGGACACACCTAAAGTCTGATGATAGACTGCTTCAGTGTGTGTATCTAAAGGCATGGAGAATCTGTGTAGCTTCATGCTGTTTGAATCAAGCCCATAGAGgatgtatctgtatatatctgtatatatttttttcaccAGCTGATCAGGCTCACTCAGCCTGATCTTGTCCAGGACAAGAAACAGCAGGAATCCTCCTCTCCTGATGATACAGCTGCTGTTATTAAGAAAGAGGCTGATGTGGAGGCTGTTACATCCCAAGGATCTGAGCAAAGTTCTTCAGGTATTAAGTTGTCTATATTCCCCAAGTCTCAAACACAAACATAATCCTGCAAAACAAGTTAgctgcatggtggcgcagtggttagcgccgttgcctcacagcaagaaggtcctgggttcgaaccccagggttgtccaaccttgggggtcatccaaccttgggggtcagcccaagtcgtcctgtgtggagtttgcatgttctccccgtgtctgctgtgggttttctccgggtgcgccggtttcccccaccatcaaaagacatgcaagttaggatctgtgcccctgaccaaggcatggcaagaagaactggagttggtccccgggtgctgcacggtagctgcccactgctcctagctacacagctaggatgggttaattgcaGAGAGGAActtcccccacggggatcaataaagtatctcacaaGTCTCATCATAAATGCATCAATATGTTCTTTCTCATTCTAGACCGAGTGGATAACTCAGGAGTTCAACCTCAGTCTGCCCCCAACCCCTTAGGAAACTCCAAAGTCATGGGCAAACCACCAGTACCCACTGGAGGAGGTCTTCAGTCAGTCACCAGTCCCAATCCCATTGTTCAGCGCCTGCCTGCCTTCCTGGATAACCACAACTACGCCAAGTCTCCAATGCAGGTAGGGAGGACTCCTTTTATAGCTACTCATGGTCTAATGCTCTGTGCTTTTATGTCGTTGCTCAGTGCGGGTTTTCTATTACTGACAGGAAGAGGAGGACCTTGCTGCTGGCGTGGGTCGCTCGAGGATTTCGGGTCCCCCCCAGCCCTCTTACTCTGATGATGAGGATGACTatgaggatgatgaagaggaagTGACTGCCACAGCAGGCACATCCAGCAGGTTAGCCCTGCAGTATTGACATGGCCATCAATATTCTCATATGCTTACTACTGGGTTGGCCAAACCACAGAGAACCAAACTGAACGTATGATTGTTATTGTCATGGATGGAACTGTCAGGTAATGATTGATGTTGTTTTGCTGTGGCTTGTTCAGGTTCAGACGGAAAGCAAGTCTGCGTTCACGATCGGGACGGGTAGCAAGCGGAATGGAGAGTCAGATCGCCCTCAGTGTCCTGGCTGAAAAACTAAAGAAGGAAGTCCAAAGGAAGGATGCCCTCAACGCACCTCTGTCTGTGCGCACAGAAGGCCGCACTGGGGGCATTTGTATCACAACTGCATCGCAGCCCTCCCCAACACCAAGCAACGAGAGTACTGATACAGCCTCCGAGATTGGCAGCGCCTTCAACTCCCCACTGCGCTCACCGGCGCGCTCCCAGGCTGCCACCCGCCCATCCAGTCCAGTTGCATCTCACCTGTCTCGTGTGCTTTTCGGAGAGGACGAGATGTTGAGACTAGACTCCAGGCACAATCGTGCTGTACGAGAACTCGGTCCCTCTGTCAGCATAGCCCTGCTACATCTTCAGGAGGATGGAGTCATCTATGCTCTCCCAGCATCTAGTGAGTTCAGCAGAGATCATTACTTTTTACTCATGATATTTGCAGTTGGGTTGTTAAAAGGTCTCCACGGAAAGGAAACACAGTTTAGGGCTTAATGTGGGAAAAGTACTTGATAGCACATCTGCCAGTCTTTGTTTATTTCTGCTTAAGCTGAAGTAGGTTAACATGAGATGCTCCACCCGCTCAATAACGGGCCAGTGTTGCTTTATTTGTTTGTCTAGTGGACTTTGCTGCTGATGGGATTAAGCGGCCTTGCACCCCAGAAAAGATGAAAGACAAAGAACAAGGGAGCAGCCTAGCaggagaaaaggaggggatgAAGCAGGGAAACGAGGCACTATCTGTGGAGGTGAAGGCGGGGGATGGCAAAGATGGAGCCGACGTCAAACCTTGCAAGGAAAAAATTAACTCCAAGGAAATTGGAGGCCATAAACCCCCTGGGGAAAAGTATTCTCCAAAAGTATGTCTAGTTGTTACCTAGTTTTATCCTTTGCACCCTGCTATCTAAATTCTTTTTGAACTTATTGACAttgtgaagcagcagcagcagagttgGGTTTCTAAAAACATTTCATATAAACTTATACAGTAGAGCtggtaattctttttttttttctcttgcaggAGTTGCTCGCTTTGCTGAAGTGTGTTGAAGCCGACATTG
It encodes:
- the bap1 gene encoding ubiquitin carboxyl-terminal hydrolase BAP1 isoform X3: MTCSLHIRPEPRHLPEKQNGISAVRTMEAFHFVSYVPIKDRLFELDGLKAYPIDHGPWGEDEEWTDKARRVIMERIGLATAGEPYHDIRFNLMAVVPDRRMKYESKLEILKRNRQTVLEGLQQLIRLTQPDLVQDKKQQESSSPDDTAAVIKKEADVEAVTSQGSEQSSSDRVDNSGVQPQSAPNPLGNSKVMGKPPVPTGGGLQSVTSPNPIVQRLPAFLDNHNYAKSPMQEEEDLAAGVGRSRISGPPQPSYSDDEDDYEDDEEEVTATAGTSSRFRRKASLRSRSGRVASGMESQIALSVLAEKLKKEVQRKDALNAPLSVRTEGRTGGICITTASQPSPTPSNESTDTASEIGSAFNSPLRSPARSQAATRPSSPVASHLSRVLFGEDEMLRLDSRHNRAVRELGPSVSIALLHLQEDGVIYALPASMDFAADGIKRPCTPEKMKDKEQGSSLAGEKEGMKQGNEALSVEVKAGDGKDGADVKPCKEKINSKEIGGHKPPGEKYSPKELLALLKCVEADIANYEVFLKEEVEKRKKYKIDDQRRTHNYDEFICTFISMLAQEGMLASLVEQNISVRRRQGVSIGRLHKQRKPDRRKRSRPYKAKRQ
- the bap1 gene encoding ubiquitin carboxyl-terminal hydrolase BAP1 isoform X1 → MNKGWLELESDPGLFTLLVEDFGVKGVQVEEIYDLQSKCQSPVYGFIFLFKWIEERRSRRKVSTLVDETSVIDEEIVNDMFFAHQLIPNSCATHALLSVLLNCSGVELGTTLSRMKAFTKGFSPESKGYAIGNAPELAKAHNSHARPEPRHLPEKQNGISAVRTMEAFHFVSYVPIKDRLFELDGLKAYPIDHGPWGEDEEWTDKARRVIMERIGLATAGEPYHDIRFNLMAVVPDRRMKYESKLEILKRNRQTVLEGLQQLIRLTQPDLVQDKKQQESSSPDDTAAVIKKEADVEAVTSQGSEQSSSDRVDNSGVQPQSAPNPLGNSKVMGKPPVPTGGGLQSVTSPNPIVQRLPAFLDNHNYAKSPMQEEEDLAAGVGRSRISGPPQPSYSDDEDDYEDDEEEVTATAGTSSRFRRKASLRSRSGRVASGMESQIALSVLAEKLKKEVQRKDALNAPLSVRTEGRTGGICITTASQPSPTPSNESTDTASEIGSAFNSPLRSPARSQAATRPSSPVASHLSRVLFGEDEMLRLDSRHNRAVRELGPSVSIALLHLQEDGVIYALPASMDFAADGIKRPCTPEKMKDKEQGSSLAGEKEGMKQGNEALSVEVKAGDGKDGADVKPCKEKINSKEIGGHKPPGEKYSPKELLALLKCVEADIANYEVFLKEEVEKRKKYKIDDQRRTHNYDEFICTFISMLAQEGMLASLVEQNISVRRRQGVSIGRLHKQRKPDRRKRSRPYKAKRQ
- the bap1 gene encoding ubiquitin carboxyl-terminal hydrolase BAP1 isoform X2; protein product: MLIPNSCATHALLSVLLNCSGVELGTTLSRMKAFTKGFSPESKGYAIGNAPELAKAHNSHARPEPRHLPEKQNGISAVRTMEAFHFVSYVPIKDRLFELDGLKAYPIDHGPWGEDEEWTDKARRVIMERIGLATAGEPYHDIRFNLMAVVPDRRMKYESKLEILKRNRQTVLEGLQQLIRLTQPDLVQDKKQQESSSPDDTAAVIKKEADVEAVTSQGSEQSSSDRVDNSGVQPQSAPNPLGNSKVMGKPPVPTGGGLQSVTSPNPIVQRLPAFLDNHNYAKSPMQEEEDLAAGVGRSRISGPPQPSYSDDEDDYEDDEEEVTATAGTSSRFRRKASLRSRSGRVASGMESQIALSVLAEKLKKEVQRKDALNAPLSVRTEGRTGGICITTASQPSPTPSNESTDTASEIGSAFNSPLRSPARSQAATRPSSPVASHLSRVLFGEDEMLRLDSRHNRAVRELGPSVSIALLHLQEDGVIYALPASMDFAADGIKRPCTPEKMKDKEQGSSLAGEKEGMKQGNEALSVEVKAGDGKDGADVKPCKEKINSKEIGGHKPPGEKYSPKELLALLKCVEADIANYEVFLKEEVEKRKKYKIDDQRRTHNYDEFICTFISMLAQEGMLASLVEQNISVRRRQGVSIGRLHKQRKPDRRKRSRPYKAKRQ